A stretch of Henckelia pumila isolate YLH828 chromosome 4, ASM3356847v2, whole genome shotgun sequence DNA encodes these proteins:
- the LOC140865947 gene encoding uncharacterized protein At4g06744-like — MGKGSTLFPFLVVFLVFGFGFHHVYATIPGSIHAQNVVLSGGTSPYYGGCPGCPQPPEPPPAVCPDPTPPPPPPLAVCPEPTPPPPPPPPPPSDVCPEPSPPPLPPPPPPSPPPPPSPPPPRHPPPPPSPSPSPPPRHPPPPSPSPSPPRHPPPPPLPLSPPPPPPLPPSPPPPPPPPPPSPSPSPPPPRHPPPPPPLPPSPPPPPPPRHPPPPPPPPSPTPKPPITPSPSPYTPPPELQRALQVIQRFKNTITYDPLGITSTWRGNRICIDESTYKGFICDTTISDNKLRVALVNFNGFNFDGNPLELTNFLDGLTDLIVFHANSNNFTGQVPSGISKISSLFELDLSNNELKGGFPQPVLTATNLTFLDLRFNKLTGQLPPQVFTLDLDVLFLNNNQFVGNIPQNLGQTPALYLTLANNNFQGPIPRSIGQASETLLEALLLNNKLSGCLPYEIGLLRKAILLDVGQNQLTGPIPLSFGCLENMQYLNLSYNKFYGAVPESLCRLRDLFELTLKFNYFTQVGPECRKLIKNKVLDIKMNCVLDLPEQRSAAECEAFFLKRNRCPDQESLVKVPCKIHDSSLIRPHRRILMDQPRTYAALQR, encoded by the coding sequence ATGGGTAAAGGATCTACTTTGTTTCCATTTCTTGTTGTATTCTTGGTCTTTGGTTTCGGATTTCATCATGTTTATGCCACCATTCCGGGCAGCATACACGCACAAAATGTGGTTCTGAGCGGAGGAACTTCTCCTTATTACGGTGGCTGCCCTGGTTGCCCTCAGCCACCGGAACCACCCCCTGCTGTGTGCCCCGATCCCACTCCTCCCCCTCCACCACCACTCGCCGTGTGCCCTGAACCTACTCCTcctcctccacctccacctccgccgCCGTCCGATGTGTGCCCGGAACCTTCTCCTCCCCCTCTTCCTCCTCCTCCACCTCCATCTCCGCCGCCACCACCATCACCACCCCCTCCTCGtcatcctcctcctcctcccTCACCATCACCATCCCCTCCTCCTCGTCATCCTCCTCCTCCCTCACCATCACCATCTCCTCCTCGacatcctcctcctcctcctctgcCTCTCTCACCACCACCACCTCCTCCTCTGCCTCCctcaccaccaccaccaccacctccACCTCCTCCCTCACCATCACCATCACCACCTCCTCCTCGacatcctcctcctcctcctcctctgcCTCCCTCACCACCACCTCCACCTCCTCCTCGtcatcctcctcctcctcctccgccTCCCTCACCAACCCCGAAGCCGCCAATTACCCCATCACCATCACCTTACACTCCTCCACCCGAGCTTCAAAGAGCCTTACAGGTCATACAAAGATTCAAAAACACAATAACATACGACCCACTTGGAATCACCTCCACCTGGAGAGGCAACAGAATCTGTATAGATGAATCCACTTACAAGGGCTTCATCTGCGACACCACCATTAGCGACAACAAGCTCAGAGTCGCTCTCGTCAACTTCAACGGCTTCAATTTCGACGGCAATCCACTCGAGCTCACCAATTTCCTCGACGGCCTGACGGACTTGATCGTCTTCCATGCAAACTCCAACAACTTCACCGGCCAAGTACCCTCCGGCATCTCCAAAATCTCCTCTCTTTTCGAACTCGATTTGagtaacaacgaactcaaaggAGGCTTCCCACAACCAGTCCTCACCGCCACTAATCTCACATTCTTGGACCTCAGGTTCAACAAACTCACCGGACAACTCCCGCCGCAGGTTTTCACATTAGACCTCGATGTTCTCTTCCTAAACAACAACCAATTCGTCGGAAACATACCACAGAACCTCGGCCAAACACCAGCACTATATCTCACCTTAGCCAACAATAATTTCCAAGGCCCGATCCCAAGAAGCATAGGTCAAGCTTCCGAAACATTGCTCGAAGCTTTATTGCTGAACAACAAGCTTTCCGGTTGTCTTCCTTACGAGATTGGGTTGCTGCGAAAAGCCATTCTCTTGGACGTGGGCCAGAACCAGCTCACAGGCCCGATTCCTCTGTCCTTCGGGTGCCTGGAAAATATGCAGTATCTGAATTTATCTTACAATAAATTCTACGGTGCGGTTCCTGAATCCTTGTGCAGGCTTAGAGACCTCTTCGAGTTGACGCTGAAATTCAACTACTTCACACAAGTTGGACCCGAATGCAGGAAACTGATCAAGAACAAAGTGCTTGATATCAAAATGAACTGCGTTTTGGATCTTCCGGAGCAGAGAAGCGCTGCAGAATGCGAAGCCTTCTTCTTGAAGCGCAACAGGTGCCCAGATCAGGAGTCCCTGGTTAAAGTTCCATGCAAGATTCACGATTCTTCATTAATTAGGCCGCACCGGAGAATATTGATGGATCAACCCAGAACTTATGCTGCTCTGCAGAGGTAA